One window from the genome of Osmerus eperlanus chromosome 3, fOsmEpe2.1, whole genome shotgun sequence encodes:
- the abi2a gene encoding abl interactor 2a isoform X15 → MAELQMLLEEEIPAGRRALLDSFTNLERVAEYCESNYVQCPDKQRALEETKNYTTQSLASVAYLINTLANNVLQMLDIQASQLRRMESSINHISQTVDIHKEKVARREIGILTTNKNTARTHKIIAPANPERPVRYIRKPIDYNVLDDTGHGVKWLLRFKVSSQNMKMGGALPRTTPPTQKPPSPPMAGKGTLGSGSSGGSHPSSSRSSSRENSGSGSVGVPIAVPTPSPPGAFPGGMVPQFYSMNRPVPRQTSPPVGGSLPYRRPPSVTGQPILPQSQSQVQSPSQPNGGPYYNQSPGSVAPPPPSILQITPQLPLMGFVARVQETISDVPPPPPPAEEPVFEEVEPLPPPEGYEEEESAVVEYSDPYAEEDPPWAPRTYLEKVVAIYDYARDKEDELSFQEGAIIYVIKKNDDGWYEGTMNNTTGLFPGNYVESIMHYAE, encoded by the exons ATGGCGGAGCTACAAATGCTTTTGGAGGAAGAAATTCCAGCGGGTCGAAGAGCTTTACTGGATAGTTTCACAAATCTCGAAAGGGTTGCTGAATACTGCGAAAGCAATTATGTTCAG tgTCCAGACAAGCAGCGTGCCCTGGAGGAGACCAAGAACTACACCACCCAGTCTCTGGCCAGCGTGGCCTACCTGATCAACACTCTAGCCAACAATGTGCTCCAGATGCTGGACATCCAGGCCTCGCAGCTGCGACGCATGGAGTCCTCCATCAACCACATCTCGCAG ACGGTTGATATTCATAAAGAGAAGGTGGCGAGAAGGGAGATTGGTATCCTGACGACCAATAAGAACACTGCCCGCACCCACAAAATCATTGCGCCAGCCAATCCGGAGAGACCAGTGCGCTACATACGCAAGCCTATTGACTACAATGTTCTGGACGACACCGGCCATGGAGTCAAG TGGTTACTAAGGTTCAAG GTCAGCAGTCAGAACATGAAGATGGGCGGGGCTCTCCCCCGCACCACGCCTCCCACTCAgaagccccccagcccccctatgGCGGGCAAGGGCACCTTAGG cagtGGAAGCAGTGGGGGCAGCCACCCCAGCAGCAGTCGAAGCAGCAGTCGAGAGAACAGCGGGAGTGGCAGCGTGGGGGTGCCCATCGCCGTGCCGACGCCCTCCCCACCCGGAGCcttcccag GTGGCATGGTTCCCCAGTTCTACAGTATGAACCGACCTGTCCCCAGACAGACCTCTCCCCCAGTGGGGGGGTCTCTGCCCTATCGTCGGCCCCCCTCAGTGACAGGCCAGCCCATCCTCCCTCAGAGCCAGAGCCAGGTCCAGAGCCCCAGCCAGCCCAACGGAGGGCCTTACTACAACCAGAGCCCAG GCTCGgtggctccccctcccccctccatcctgcaGATCACCCCCCAGCTCCCTCTGATGGGCTTCGTGGCTCGGGTTCAGGAGACCA tctccgacgtgccccccccgccccccccagccGAGGAGCCGGTGTTTGAGGAGGTGGAGCCTCTGCCCCCTCCAGAGGGctacgaggaggaggagtcagcCGTGGTGGAGTACAGCGACCCCTACGCTGAGGAGGACCCCCCCTGGGCCCCACGCacctacctggagaaag TGGTGGCCATCTACGACTACGCCCGGGACAAGGAGGACGAGCTGTCCTTCCAGGAGGGCGCCATCATCTACGTGATCAAGAAGAACGACGACGGCTGGTACGAGGGCACGATGAACAACACCACCGGCCTGTTCCCTGGCAACTACGTCGAGTCCATCATGCACTACGCAGAGTGA
- the abi2a gene encoding abl interactor 2a isoform X3 — protein sequence MAELQMLLEEEIPAGRRALLDSFTNLERVAEYCESNYVQCPDKQRALEETKNYTTQSLASVAYLINTLANNVLQMLDIQASQLRRMESSINHISQTVDIHKEKVARREIGILTTNKNTARTHKIIAPANPERPVRYIRKPIDYNVLDDTGHGVKVSSQNMKMGGALPRTTPPTQKPPSPPMAGKGTLGRHSPYRTLEPVRPPVVPNDYVPSPTRNMAVAQQPSPARTATLNQRTRTYSSGSSGGSHPSSSRSSSRENSGSGSVGVPIAVPTPSPPGAFPASTSGVTGTSATPPNSAPPSSSSSSSSSTAAATPAQPNSPPAAPDPSPPTNPVLASEGQSAESEAPPSSQPPLCAATAATSTTTLVPGGMVPQFYSMNRPVPRQTSPPVGGSLPYRRPPSVTGQPILPQSQSQVQSPSQPNGGPYYNQSPGSVAPPPPSILQITPQLPLMGFVARVQETISDVPPPPPPAEEPVFEEVEPLPPPEGYEEEESAVVEYSDPYAEEDPPWAPRTYLEKVVAIYDYARDKEDELSFQEGAIIYVIKKNDDGWYEGTMNNTTGLFPGNYVESIMHYAE from the exons ATGGCGGAGCTACAAATGCTTTTGGAGGAAGAAATTCCAGCGGGTCGAAGAGCTTTACTGGATAGTTTCACAAATCTCGAAAGGGTTGCTGAATACTGCGAAAGCAATTATGTTCAG tgTCCAGACAAGCAGCGTGCCCTGGAGGAGACCAAGAACTACACCACCCAGTCTCTGGCCAGCGTGGCCTACCTGATCAACACTCTAGCCAACAATGTGCTCCAGATGCTGGACATCCAGGCCTCGCAGCTGCGACGCATGGAGTCCTCCATCAACCACATCTCGCAG ACGGTTGATATTCATAAAGAGAAGGTGGCGAGAAGGGAGATTGGTATCCTGACGACCAATAAGAACACTGCCCGCACCCACAAAATCATTGCGCCAGCCAATCCGGAGAGACCAGTGCGCTACATACGCAAGCCTATTGACTACAATGTTCTGGACGACACCGGCCATGGAGTCAAG GTCAGCAGTCAGAACATGAAGATGGGCGGGGCTCTCCCCCGCACCACGCCTCCCACTCAgaagccccccagcccccctatgGCGGGCAAGGGCACCTTAGG GAGACACTCCCCCTACAGGACGCTGGAGCCAGTGCGCCCGCCCGTCGTCCCTAACGACTACGTTCCCAGCCCCACACGCAACATGGCTGTCGCCCAGCAACCCAGCCCCGCACGCACGGCCACCCTTAACCAGAGGACTCGCACGTACAG cagtGGAAGCAGTGGGGGCAGCCACCCCAGCAGCAGTCGAAGCAGCAGTCGAGAGAACAGCGGGAGTGGCAGCGTGGGGGTGCCCATCGCCGTGCCGACGCCCTCCCCACCCGGAGCcttcccag CCTCTACTTCCGGGGTCACAGGCACCTCTGCTACGCCACCTAACTccgcaccaccctcctcctcctcctcctcgtcctccagcaCTGCCGCCGCAACCCCCGCCCAACCTAACTCCCCACCCGCAGCACccgacccctctccccccactaaCCCCGTCCTTGCATCCGAGGGTCAGTCGGCTGAGTCTGaggcccccccttcctcccagccccccctctgtGCGGCCACTGCTgcaacctccaccaccacccttgtgccag GTGGCATGGTTCCCCAGTTCTACAGTATGAACCGACCTGTCCCCAGACAGACCTCTCCCCCAGTGGGGGGGTCTCTGCCCTATCGTCGGCCCCCCTCAGTGACAGGCCAGCCCATCCTCCCTCAGAGCCAGAGCCAGGTCCAGAGCCCCAGCCAGCCCAACGGAGGGCCTTACTACAACCAGAGCCCAG GCTCGgtggctccccctcccccctccatcctgcaGATCACCCCCCAGCTCCCTCTGATGGGCTTCGTGGCTCGGGTTCAGGAGACCA tctccgacgtgccccccccgccccccccagccGAGGAGCCGGTGTTTGAGGAGGTGGAGCCTCTGCCCCCTCCAGAGGGctacgaggaggaggagtcagcCGTGGTGGAGTACAGCGACCCCTACGCTGAGGAGGACCCCCCCTGGGCCCCACGCacctacctggagaaag TGGTGGCCATCTACGACTACGCCCGGGACAAGGAGGACGAGCTGTCCTTCCAGGAGGGCGCCATCATCTACGTGATCAAGAAGAACGACGACGGCTGGTACGAGGGCACGATGAACAACACCACCGGCCTGTTCCCTGGCAACTACGTCGAGTCCATCATGCACTACGCAGAGTGA
- the abi2a gene encoding abl interactor 2a isoform X16: protein MAELQMLLEEEIPAGRRALLDSFTNLERVAEYCESNYVQCPDKQRALEETKNYTTQSLASVAYLINTLANNVLQMLDIQASQLRRMESSINHISQTVDIHKEKVARREIGILTTNKNTARTHKIIAPANPERPVRYIRKPIDYNVLDDTGHGVKWLLRFKVSSQNMKMGGALPRTTPPTQKPPSPPMAGKGTLGGSSGGSHPSSSRSSSRENSGSGSVGVPIAVPTPSPPGAFPGGMVPQFYSMNRPVPRQTSPPVGGSLPYRRPPSVTGQPILPQSQSQVQSPSQPNGGPYYNQSPGSVAPPPPSILQITPQLPLMGFVARVQETISDVPPPPPPAEEPVFEEVEPLPPPEGYEEEESAVVEYSDPYAEEDPPWAPRTYLEKVVAIYDYARDKEDELSFQEGAIIYVIKKNDDGWYEGTMNNTTGLFPGNYVESIMHYAE, encoded by the exons ATGGCGGAGCTACAAATGCTTTTGGAGGAAGAAATTCCAGCGGGTCGAAGAGCTTTACTGGATAGTTTCACAAATCTCGAAAGGGTTGCTGAATACTGCGAAAGCAATTATGTTCAG tgTCCAGACAAGCAGCGTGCCCTGGAGGAGACCAAGAACTACACCACCCAGTCTCTGGCCAGCGTGGCCTACCTGATCAACACTCTAGCCAACAATGTGCTCCAGATGCTGGACATCCAGGCCTCGCAGCTGCGACGCATGGAGTCCTCCATCAACCACATCTCGCAG ACGGTTGATATTCATAAAGAGAAGGTGGCGAGAAGGGAGATTGGTATCCTGACGACCAATAAGAACACTGCCCGCACCCACAAAATCATTGCGCCAGCCAATCCGGAGAGACCAGTGCGCTACATACGCAAGCCTATTGACTACAATGTTCTGGACGACACCGGCCATGGAGTCAAG TGGTTACTAAGGTTCAAG GTCAGCAGTCAGAACATGAAGATGGGCGGGGCTCTCCCCCGCACCACGCCTCCCACTCAgaagccccccagcccccctatgGCGGGCAAGGGCACCTTAGG tGGAAGCAGTGGGGGCAGCCACCCCAGCAGCAGTCGAAGCAGCAGTCGAGAGAACAGCGGGAGTGGCAGCGTGGGGGTGCCCATCGCCGTGCCGACGCCCTCCCCACCCGGAGCcttcccag GTGGCATGGTTCCCCAGTTCTACAGTATGAACCGACCTGTCCCCAGACAGACCTCTCCCCCAGTGGGGGGGTCTCTGCCCTATCGTCGGCCCCCCTCAGTGACAGGCCAGCCCATCCTCCCTCAGAGCCAGAGCCAGGTCCAGAGCCCCAGCCAGCCCAACGGAGGGCCTTACTACAACCAGAGCCCAG GCTCGgtggctccccctcccccctccatcctgcaGATCACCCCCCAGCTCCCTCTGATGGGCTTCGTGGCTCGGGTTCAGGAGACCA tctccgacgtgccccccccgccccccccagccGAGGAGCCGGTGTTTGAGGAGGTGGAGCCTCTGCCCCCTCCAGAGGGctacgaggaggaggagtcagcCGTGGTGGAGTACAGCGACCCCTACGCTGAGGAGGACCCCCCCTGGGCCCCACGCacctacctggagaaag TGGTGGCCATCTACGACTACGCCCGGGACAAGGAGGACGAGCTGTCCTTCCAGGAGGGCGCCATCATCTACGTGATCAAGAAGAACGACGACGGCTGGTACGAGGGCACGATGAACAACACCACCGGCCTGTTCCCTGGCAACTACGTCGAGTCCATCATGCACTACGCAGAGTGA
- the abi2a gene encoding abl interactor 2a isoform X9: MAELQMLLEEEIPAGRRALLDSFTNLERVAEYCESNYVQCPDKQRALEETKNYTTQSLASVAYLINTLANNVLQMLDIQASQLRRMESSINHISQTVDIHKEKVARREIGILTTNKNTARTHKIIAPANPERPVRYIRKPIDYNVLDDTGHGVKWLLRFKVSSQNMKMGGALPRTTPPTQKPPSPPMAGKGTLGRHSPYRTLEPVRPPVVPNDYVPSPTRNMAVAQQPSPARTATLNQRTRTYSGSSGGSHPSSSRSSSRENSGSGSVGVPIAVPTPSPPGAFPGGMVPQFYSMNRPVPRQTSPPVGGSLPYRRPPSVTGQPILPQSQSQVQSPSQPNGGPYYNQSPGSVAPPPPSILQITPQLPLMGFVARVQETISDVPPPPPPAEEPVFEEVEPLPPPEGYEEEESAVVEYSDPYAEEDPPWAPRTYLEKVVAIYDYARDKEDELSFQEGAIIYVIKKNDDGWYEGTMNNTTGLFPGNYVESIMHYAE; encoded by the exons ATGGCGGAGCTACAAATGCTTTTGGAGGAAGAAATTCCAGCGGGTCGAAGAGCTTTACTGGATAGTTTCACAAATCTCGAAAGGGTTGCTGAATACTGCGAAAGCAATTATGTTCAG tgTCCAGACAAGCAGCGTGCCCTGGAGGAGACCAAGAACTACACCACCCAGTCTCTGGCCAGCGTGGCCTACCTGATCAACACTCTAGCCAACAATGTGCTCCAGATGCTGGACATCCAGGCCTCGCAGCTGCGACGCATGGAGTCCTCCATCAACCACATCTCGCAG ACGGTTGATATTCATAAAGAGAAGGTGGCGAGAAGGGAGATTGGTATCCTGACGACCAATAAGAACACTGCCCGCACCCACAAAATCATTGCGCCAGCCAATCCGGAGAGACCAGTGCGCTACATACGCAAGCCTATTGACTACAATGTTCTGGACGACACCGGCCATGGAGTCAAG TGGTTACTAAGGTTCAAG GTCAGCAGTCAGAACATGAAGATGGGCGGGGCTCTCCCCCGCACCACGCCTCCCACTCAgaagccccccagcccccctatgGCGGGCAAGGGCACCTTAGG GAGACACTCCCCCTACAGGACGCTGGAGCCAGTGCGCCCGCCCGTCGTCCCTAACGACTACGTTCCCAGCCCCACACGCAACATGGCTGTCGCCCAGCAACCCAGCCCCGCACGCACGGCCACCCTTAACCAGAGGACTCGCACGTACAG tGGAAGCAGTGGGGGCAGCCACCCCAGCAGCAGTCGAAGCAGCAGTCGAGAGAACAGCGGGAGTGGCAGCGTGGGGGTGCCCATCGCCGTGCCGACGCCCTCCCCACCCGGAGCcttcccag GTGGCATGGTTCCCCAGTTCTACAGTATGAACCGACCTGTCCCCAGACAGACCTCTCCCCCAGTGGGGGGGTCTCTGCCCTATCGTCGGCCCCCCTCAGTGACAGGCCAGCCCATCCTCCCTCAGAGCCAGAGCCAGGTCCAGAGCCCCAGCCAGCCCAACGGAGGGCCTTACTACAACCAGAGCCCAG GCTCGgtggctccccctcccccctccatcctgcaGATCACCCCCCAGCTCCCTCTGATGGGCTTCGTGGCTCGGGTTCAGGAGACCA tctccgacgtgccccccccgccccccccagccGAGGAGCCGGTGTTTGAGGAGGTGGAGCCTCTGCCCCCTCCAGAGGGctacgaggaggaggagtcagcCGTGGTGGAGTACAGCGACCCCTACGCTGAGGAGGACCCCCCCTGGGCCCCACGCacctacctggagaaag TGGTGGCCATCTACGACTACGCCCGGGACAAGGAGGACGAGCTGTCCTTCCAGGAGGGCGCCATCATCTACGTGATCAAGAAGAACGACGACGGCTGGTACGAGGGCACGATGAACAACACCACCGGCCTGTTCCCTGGCAACTACGTCGAGTCCATCATGCACTACGCAGAGTGA
- the abi2a gene encoding abl interactor 2a isoform X2, producing MAELQMLLEEEIPAGRRALLDSFTNLERVAEYCESNYVQCPDKQRALEETKNYTTQSLASVAYLINTLANNVLQMLDIQASQLRRMESSINHISQTVDIHKEKVARREIGILTTNKNTARTHKIIAPANPERPVRYIRKPIDYNVLDDTGHGVKWLLRFKVSSQNMKMGGALPRTTPPTQKPPSPPMAGKGTLGRHSPYRTLEPVRPPVVPNDYVPSPTRNMAVAQQPSPARTATLNQRTRTYSGSSGGSHPSSSRSSSRENSGSGSVGVPIAVPTPSPPGAFPASTSGVTGTSATPPNSAPPSSSSSSSSSTAAATPAQPNSPPAAPDPSPPTNPVLASEGQSAESEAPPSSQPPLCAATAATSTTTLVPGGMVPQFYSMNRPVPRQTSPPVGGSLPYRRPPSVTGQPILPQSQSQVQSPSQPNGGPYYNQSPGSVAPPPPSILQITPQLPLMGFVARVQETISDVPPPPPPAEEPVFEEVEPLPPPEGYEEEESAVVEYSDPYAEEDPPWAPRTYLEKVVAIYDYARDKEDELSFQEGAIIYVIKKNDDGWYEGTMNNTTGLFPGNYVESIMHYAE from the exons ATGGCGGAGCTACAAATGCTTTTGGAGGAAGAAATTCCAGCGGGTCGAAGAGCTTTACTGGATAGTTTCACAAATCTCGAAAGGGTTGCTGAATACTGCGAAAGCAATTATGTTCAG tgTCCAGACAAGCAGCGTGCCCTGGAGGAGACCAAGAACTACACCACCCAGTCTCTGGCCAGCGTGGCCTACCTGATCAACACTCTAGCCAACAATGTGCTCCAGATGCTGGACATCCAGGCCTCGCAGCTGCGACGCATGGAGTCCTCCATCAACCACATCTCGCAG ACGGTTGATATTCATAAAGAGAAGGTGGCGAGAAGGGAGATTGGTATCCTGACGACCAATAAGAACACTGCCCGCACCCACAAAATCATTGCGCCAGCCAATCCGGAGAGACCAGTGCGCTACATACGCAAGCCTATTGACTACAATGTTCTGGACGACACCGGCCATGGAGTCAAG TGGTTACTAAGGTTCAAG GTCAGCAGTCAGAACATGAAGATGGGCGGGGCTCTCCCCCGCACCACGCCTCCCACTCAgaagccccccagcccccctatgGCGGGCAAGGGCACCTTAGG GAGACACTCCCCCTACAGGACGCTGGAGCCAGTGCGCCCGCCCGTCGTCCCTAACGACTACGTTCCCAGCCCCACACGCAACATGGCTGTCGCCCAGCAACCCAGCCCCGCACGCACGGCCACCCTTAACCAGAGGACTCGCACGTACAG tGGAAGCAGTGGGGGCAGCCACCCCAGCAGCAGTCGAAGCAGCAGTCGAGAGAACAGCGGGAGTGGCAGCGTGGGGGTGCCCATCGCCGTGCCGACGCCCTCCCCACCCGGAGCcttcccag CCTCTACTTCCGGGGTCACAGGCACCTCTGCTACGCCACCTAACTccgcaccaccctcctcctcctcctcctcgtcctccagcaCTGCCGCCGCAACCCCCGCCCAACCTAACTCCCCACCCGCAGCACccgacccctctccccccactaaCCCCGTCCTTGCATCCGAGGGTCAGTCGGCTGAGTCTGaggcccccccttcctcccagccccccctctgtGCGGCCACTGCTgcaacctccaccaccacccttgtgccag GTGGCATGGTTCCCCAGTTCTACAGTATGAACCGACCTGTCCCCAGACAGACCTCTCCCCCAGTGGGGGGGTCTCTGCCCTATCGTCGGCCCCCCTCAGTGACAGGCCAGCCCATCCTCCCTCAGAGCCAGAGCCAGGTCCAGAGCCCCAGCCAGCCCAACGGAGGGCCTTACTACAACCAGAGCCCAG GCTCGgtggctccccctcccccctccatcctgcaGATCACCCCCCAGCTCCCTCTGATGGGCTTCGTGGCTCGGGTTCAGGAGACCA tctccgacgtgccccccccgccccccccagccGAGGAGCCGGTGTTTGAGGAGGTGGAGCCTCTGCCCCCTCCAGAGGGctacgaggaggaggagtcagcCGTGGTGGAGTACAGCGACCCCTACGCTGAGGAGGACCCCCCCTGGGCCCCACGCacctacctggagaaag TGGTGGCCATCTACGACTACGCCCGGGACAAGGAGGACGAGCTGTCCTTCCAGGAGGGCGCCATCATCTACGTGATCAAGAAGAACGACGACGGCTGGTACGAGGGCACGATGAACAACACCACCGGCCTGTTCCCTGGCAACTACGTCGAGTCCATCATGCACTACGCAGAGTGA